The genomic region TGAGCAACGTcagtaaaaagaataaattaataacagcaagaaatgaaaataatgttaaaacacaatcacaacatcCCAGAAATATACACATTTAATTAAGATAAGAAGTTAAAACTTTGGCATCAATTACACATTTTACtccacttcaaaataacaaaatatacgtTGTGTTAAGATCAAAGTTGCAATGCTACCTACAGAAATTGTATATGAAGAAGAAATAAAGTCCCAAAGTTAGTTAAAATATTGCACTTTAAATGTATAACTTTTTCAACTTCATATTAAGATACAGTCAGGTTGTATCCAATGACTGTGTTCAGAAGATACAAACCATTACATACATGGGGTGGTCTATTTGTTTCAGCAACACATACAAAGCAAGATTTGTTTGACACACTGATTAAATTGACCAGATAAATTTCACTTCAGAGAAACTGAGCCTTACAGTAATATTTAGAATATTCTGTTTGTGCATTTGTATAAAGCAAAGTAGatggaaaacattttatatgatacaaagtaataacaacagctcaaacaaaacaaaattccatAATAAGCAGTAGCATTATTGAATGGCTTGCATTTTTGctagattttaaataaatatttatcacttaTATGCAAGATAGTTTGTTATAGTTATTTCAATTGTAAATGCAAATTTTATGATCTGAAAAACAGTAGTTAGAGAATAAGTTAAGTGAAATCTGTTATAAATATTAtccaatttttaaaacattcagaaCTTAAAATGACAGAATTTATAGGTATATAtagaattaaaactaaaaatccaTGTCACAGTACCTCACATTGTTACTTCTGATAAGTAATCTACACTGATCAGTtgcctttttttttatcattaatgctctcaattttcaaaaataaaattctacaTTTCAAGGTAATCCTCTGTTCTACAACAAAAGATTAAATCAGcgatactaaatatatatatatatatatatacacaaaataatttaatggtaAATAGCTCTGTTACTACTTACATGTTGATGAAACCTCACAACTTCTGTTTAAAATGACCAGAtcttaacatgtattttatgaaaAGGTACTTTTGCATAACaatatatgaatgaaatatttctataaagtGAATAGGCACAGCATTATTTTTAACAAGTGATAAAGTTGTTGCATTTCTCAACCTCTCATAAACAAGACAAACATGTAAACTGCTgactaaaagaaaattaatatttctaaagtgAAGAAAGGcacaatatttatcaaacatagatttcaaacagaaattaatatatgaaaaatatgacATTATTTTAAGCTTAATCAACAATGTTCTTACAAGTGCATTTAATAACAGTCTCAAAGGAATTGTCTTTTGAaaacttatttctaattataGCACTAGAACTCTACTGTTTTTCTAtggaaaatataacaatatattatattcaaGAGTGCATAATcagattttaatatacaataaataactttcaccatgaacattttttaataatttataaattgtcTGTACAGTTTTTGACAGTTCTTATAGCTAACTTGTACTCTACCAGAGAAGAAATATCTGATTTATCTAGCCctcctcaacaacaacaaaaaaacttctgTTTAAATGAGGTCATGaaaacagaattaataaaaataagtataaaagaTATTCAACTaaaaaactttgtaaataaattacCCTTCTTTTAAGTATTgagaatataaaatgaaacaaagctAAATTTTAATATAGCTACACACCACACATCAAATCACAATCATACAATTCTTTGCAAAGCATCGAAAGCCACTTACAGAGAGTAGAATTTTCTAAAAAGTCACAGTGATGAGATGATTATAATAGAAATAAGAAAACCaagagaatgaaatattaaaacaaaggcAATCATAACTTTTAAACATCAACAACCATCTTCTTATGAACATCTGTATTTCCaacaacctgaaaaaaaaaaataatcagaatttagaaaaaataattttgcattgAATACAGTttggtataattttaaaatttcttacacATAAATTAATCCTTTATATATAACGATCTACTTGgacaaataaagtaatatttttaagcaGTAAAAAATAAGAAGGTACACCTtataatgtaaagtttattttaaattacgtcCATTACACAGATGGTCACTGCTCAATTCCACACTGTTATTTCTTCACATATAAAACACTTCAGGATTATTGTAATTTCTTCACATATAAAACACTTCAGGATTATTGTAATTTCTTCACATATAAAACACTTCAGGATTATTGTAATTTCTTCACATATAAAACACTTCAGGATTATTGTAATTTCTTCACATATAAAACACTTCAGGATTATTGTAATTTCTCACTATAAAACTACTTCATACTCACACCACAAAACTCTTCAAAGGATATCATTCCATCTTCATCTTTGTCAGCAAAAAGAATAGTTTTGTCTACAATCTGCTGGAGTTGTGTCTCTTTCAAGTTGCTTCCTACCATCACCTTCAATACCTGGAAAAGCTCTCCATTGGAGATATAACCATCATTGTCTATATCGTAGATCCTGAAGGCAActacatacaaaataataaatcttttcAATGTAATACTTAAAATACTTCTCTTCATAATCTctattatttctttcaatattttaaaatgtagacTTCAAAAGTGAATGTTTCTTATTTCCAACTTAACTATCCATGGACAGTggtaagatattaaaaataaaacagaacaagCTGTAATCTTTGAAAATGCTATGGATTTCATAAAATCCTTACACTATTGAAGTTATTTGAGGAAAGCTGCTTTTCCAGACAGCTTCTACCTTGGGTTTGTTGTGAAGCTTGAATCTTAAAACATTGTCATCAACTACTGAAGGCAGGATCTGTTCACAAAAGTGCATTTTCAAATACCAAACACACTGCCTAAAGCTACCTTTAACAAAAAATTAGTTAATACATTCTAAGACACAATCCTAATTCTACTCATAATGGTCACAGTACAACGATATCTTTAAATTGACATAGATTTTCAATCATgtgttattttgttacataatcttAAGTCATTACAGTGGAGTAAATAATAACACACAAGTGTTGTACCCTagcatttttatatgtttttaacaaaactacaTATCTAAACACtgcataaatatttaattctattttgATGATTTTGCAAAATTATTATGGATATTTATATAGTAGCGTATTACATGATCATGTACAAAATTGTATGCACAAATTCATTCATTGCTTTAAGtacataaattaacaatatttgatgTAACTGAAGGAAGACAGAAGATGCAATTACAAAATAGAGTATCACCACTACAGTACAATTTAATAGCAGCAAATAAAAGAAGCTGTTGGTTTGATAAAAGAAAGGTGTCTATTAATTTCCTAAGAAACACtataaaaatttttaattcaggttctataaatataattaatttacattgtCTTATCTTGATCAGGTTTTAAgctttgtgttttcatttaaatcTTTTAAACATTAACTTAGATGTAGTTCCTGCATTTCAAGAAATCTTaagtttttataagtattatatttttataaacattgtaactgttagttttgtttgtgtCCGTTAAATGctagtttatatttactttctGGTACTTCATtcctatgttttgttttactcttcttattttatgttttattcttatgttgtaattattacaaGATTCCAGAAGGTGTTAGATTTTaaagcattgttgttgtttgttattaaacacaaagctacacaaaaggatAACTGTGCTGTGCCAacaacagatatcaaaacccaatttaaAGCACTAGAAGTCTGTAGAAtgactgctgtgccactggggaggcaATTTTAAAGTGACGCTAAACATAATTTTACCTGAAAAGTCACACCGATTGTGATTTTTTCATCCATgagattagttttgtttttaccagTATTAAATGCTGTAgtcaaagttttacttttttttctatgCAAGTGTTTTCACTACTTTTAGGTTTTCtctcttattattatttcacaataataatgaggttacaagaaaagaaacaaagaattcattattaaactttattatataaaatatattaatgtgaaGCTTCAGTATgtgcaattattaaaataatagactATATACATATAGCTTGTATGGATTCTTGCaatgaatgaaagtaaaataaaaataatctttgcAATACCAGTAGGCCAAGCAGGTTGTTTCAGAATCTGTCTAATCTATTAACCCCTACAACATTGTACAATTATAAGCAAAAGCCATTTGGTGTGCCTAACCTAACTTTATTACTCTTTGCACTGGGAAATGAAgactgtatttatttactttcacagcaACAAGTGCATGCTAATGATCATGATATCAACAACAATCTTATAGTACTGCATGAACTAACTGCCTTTGGTCCCATCCAAGTCTAAACATGTGCACTGATTggttgaatttaaaaataaaaataataaaatggtgcAGCATAAGTAATGTGTTGTGCAATCACAGTGCTTCATTCCTGAAGAAACAGAAAGAAGTGCTGAATATGACAGTAAAATCCTAGAAACAAAGATTGATTTTGGACTCAAATACTTCAAAAATAGTTCTAGATTCAAGTTCTATTCAGCACAACATTACACACAAACAGAATGGGAAAAAATACTATAGACCAGGATGAAGTTTTCAGTTGCCATGGTGACCTGTCACCCAGGAACTATCAATGTCTGATTTATGGTTATTCTTGTGAGGCAATTGAAGGCTTGCATGAGTCACCAGCCTCTTCACCATACCACCAACTCCATTGCATGAACTTTTCCCATGTCTGGTGGCAGAAAAATGCCATTCAGTGGACAACTGATAATCTTCAAAATAGTATCATAGATTtacaagatttttaaaattcttgtggcactgtgctttttgtgtctgatttacctttgtatttattatattatgaatcttaaactcagccatatctgcataactgtaatgcatacacaatatatttgcattgccatgtgatctaactagttatgccaataaacttgttcagaaatgaattaattctttcatgtttcttacaacttaattatttaacattgtgaaaggctggttagaatatttcagtgagattcataaaattctgacaggtatttttcaaaattgtatggatatatttgcacacagtaacacacctgaactaaatatttttaaaaataaaaatcgtaTAGTCagataatactttaaaaaattataactcaaaaagtaagTTGAATACCAtcttgagttttttttttgtagatcctATTCAGAGATGtgagaatatatggtaaaaatctgaaaaggctgaataactggtgacatggtaaATCTGTAGCCTGAagcagggctattttt from Tachypleus tridentatus isolate NWPU-2018 chromosome 1, ASM421037v1, whole genome shotgun sequence harbors:
- the LOC143252063 gene encoding calcineurin subunit B type 2-like isoform X2, with product MGNETSLPMEMCSNFDADEIKRLGKRFRKLDLDNSGSLSVDEFMSLPELQQNPLVQRVIDIFDTDRNGEVDFKVAFRIYDIDNDGYISNGELFQVLKVMVGSNLKETQLQQIVDKTILFADKDEDGMISFEEFCGVVGNTDVHKKMVVDV